Proteins co-encoded in one Zalophus californianus isolate mZalCal1 chromosome 9, mZalCal1.pri.v2, whole genome shotgun sequence genomic window:
- the TWF1 gene encoding twinfilin-1 isoform X2 — MSHQTGIQASEDVKDIFARARNGKYRLLKISIENEKLVIGSCSQPSDSWDKDYESFVLPLLEDKQPCYILFRLDSQNAQGYEWIFIAWSPDHSHVRQKMLYAATRATLKKEFGGGHIKDEVFGTVKEDVSLHGYKKYLVSQSSPAPLTAAEEELRQIKINEEIDIKNEIIILANTTNTELKDLPKRIPKDSARYHFFLYKHSHEGDYLESIVFIYSMPGYTCSIRERMLYSSCKSPLLEIVERQLQMDVIRKIEIDNGDELTADFLYEEVHPKQHAHKQSFAKPKGPAGKRGIRRLIRGPAESEATAD; from the exons ATGTCCCATCAGACCGGCATCCAAG CAAGTGAAGATGTTAAAGATATCTTTGCCAGagcaagaaatggaaaatacagaCTTCTAAAAATATCTATTGAAAATG AGAAACTTGTGATTGGATCATGTAGTCAGCCTTCAGATTCCTGGGATAAGGATTATGAGTCCTTTGTTTTACCCCTACTGGAGGACAAACAACCATGCTACATATTATTCAGGTTAGATTCTCAGAATGCCCAGGGGTATGAATGGATATTCATTGCCTGGTCTCCAGATCATTCTCAT GTTCGTCAAAAAATGTTGTATGCGGCAACAAGAGCAACTCTGAAAAAGGAATTTGGAGGTGGCCACATTAAAGATGAAGTATTTGGAACAGTAAAG GAAGATGTATCATTACATGGTTATAAAAAATACTTGGTGTCACAATCTTCTCCTGCCCCATTGACTGCAGCTGAGGAAGAATTACGGCAGATTAAAATTAATGAG gaaatagatataaaaaatgaaattataattttgGCCAACACAACAAATACAGAACTAAAAGATTTGCCAAAGAGGATTCCCAAGGATTCAGCACGTTACCATTTCTTCCTGTATAAACATTCCCATGAAGGAGACTATTTGGAGTCCATAG tttttatttattcaatgccTGGATACACATGCAGTATAAGAGAACGGATGCTGTATTCTAGCTGCAAGAGCCCTCTGCTAGAAATTGTAGAAAGACAACTACAAATGGATGTCATTAGAAAG ATTGAGATAGACAACGGGGATGAGTTGACAGCAGACTTCCTTTATGAAGAAGTACACCCAAAGCAGCATGCACATAAGCAAAGTTTTGCAAAACCAAAAGGTCCTGCAGGAAAAAGAGGAATTCGAAGACTTATTAGGGGTCCAGCTGAAAGTGAAGCCACTGCTGATTAA
- the TWF1 gene encoding twinfilin-1 isoform X1, producing the protein MSHQTGIQASEDVKDIFARARNGKYRLLKISIENEKLVIGSCSQPSDSWDKDYESFVLPLLEDKQPCYILFRLDSQNAQGYEWIFIAWSPDHSHVRQKMLYAATRATLKKEFGGGHIKDEVFGTVKEDVSLHGYKKYLVSQSSPAPLTAAEEELRQIKINEVQTDVGVDTKHQTLQGVAFPISREAFQALEQLSNRQLNYVQLEIDIKNEIIILANTTNTELKDLPKRIPKDSARYHFFLYKHSHEGDYLESIVFIYSMPGYTCSIRERMLYSSCKSPLLEIVERQLQMDVIRKIEIDNGDELTADFLYEEVHPKQHAHKQSFAKPKGPAGKRGIRRLIRGPAESEATAD; encoded by the exons ATGTCCCATCAGACCGGCATCCAAG CAAGTGAAGATGTTAAAGATATCTTTGCCAGagcaagaaatggaaaatacagaCTTCTAAAAATATCTATTGAAAATG AGAAACTTGTGATTGGATCATGTAGTCAGCCTTCAGATTCCTGGGATAAGGATTATGAGTCCTTTGTTTTACCCCTACTGGAGGACAAACAACCATGCTACATATTATTCAGGTTAGATTCTCAGAATGCCCAGGGGTATGAATGGATATTCATTGCCTGGTCTCCAGATCATTCTCAT GTTCGTCAAAAAATGTTGTATGCGGCAACAAGAGCAACTCTGAAAAAGGAATTTGGAGGTGGCCACATTAAAGATGAAGTATTTGGAACAGTAAAG GAAGATGTATCATTACATGGTTATAAAAAATACTTGGTGTCACAATCTTCTCCTGCCCCATTGACTGCAGCTGAGGAAGAATTACGGCAGATTAAAATTAATGAG GTACAAACTGACGTGGGTGTGGACACTAAGCATCAAACACTACAAGGAGTAGCATTTCCCATTTCTCGAGAAGCTTTTCAGGCTTTGGAACAGTTAAGTAACAGACAGCTCAACTATGTGCAATTG gaaatagatataaaaaatgaaattataattttgGCCAACACAACAAATACAGAACTAAAAGATTTGCCAAAGAGGATTCCCAAGGATTCAGCACGTTACCATTTCTTCCTGTATAAACATTCCCATGAAGGAGACTATTTGGAGTCCATAG tttttatttattcaatgccTGGATACACATGCAGTATAAGAGAACGGATGCTGTATTCTAGCTGCAAGAGCCCTCTGCTAGAAATTGTAGAAAGACAACTACAAATGGATGTCATTAGAAAG ATTGAGATAGACAACGGGGATGAGTTGACAGCAGACTTCCTTTATGAAGAAGTACACCCAAAGCAGCATGCACATAAGCAAAGTTTTGCAAAACCAAAAGGTCCTGCAGGAAAAAGAGGAATTCGAAGACTTATTAGGGGTCCAGCTGAAAGTGAAGCCACTGCTGATTAA